CATGGAGGACAGGGTCCTCTTCACCATGGAGAGCGCCTCCTCCTTTCCTGTCCTCTTATGGTATCGAAGGAGGAAATCAAGGAACATCGCATGGGGGAACTTCGTTCCCCTGCCAAAGCCGCCGTTGACGGGATCGAAGTATAGGCGCGCGGCGTCATACGCGATGTCAGCGACCTCGCTCCTGAGCTCTATGGGCGCTATCTCGGCCCTGCCCCCGAGGGTCCTTTCGACGTCGGCTGTAACGGTCTCAATTTTATCGCGGTTCTTCCTGTACGCGAGGCTCACGGCCATGAGCACTTTCCTGAACGAAGGCATGCCCCTCATGTCCTCGGGCGGGAAATACGAGCCCCCGTAGAAAGGCACGCCGTCCGGTGTGGCGAAGACCGTGAGCGGCCAGCCCGCGTGCCCGGTCATGGCCTGCACCGCCTTGATATAGAGGCTGTCGAGGTCCGGCCTTTCCTCCCTGTCCACTTTTATATTAACGAAGTTCTCGTTCATTATGCGGGCCGTCTCCTCGTCCTCGAAGGACTCGCGCTCCATCACATGGCACCAGTGGCACGAGGCGTAGCCGATGCTTATTATAAGGGGCTTATCCTCCCTTTTCGCCTTTTGAAGGGCCTCGCTCCCCCAAGGGTACCAGTCCACGGGATTCAGCTCGTGCTGCTTCAGATACGGGCTCCTCTGGTCTTTCAAGTGGTTGGCCTGGCGGTGTGCATTTGCCATTACGCGCTCCTTTTTTAAGACAAATCTTAATCAAATCTTATCCCAATTAGGTTAAACCGCAAGCCGCCGGGCTTTGACACGGGGCTGAACGGCTGTATAATCCCTGAAGCTTCCGTTTTACCTGGAACCCGACCTGTTCAAAGGAGGAAAACATGGCAAGGGTGCTCGTTCCCATAGCTCCCGGTTTCGAGGAGATAGAGGCGGTGACCATAGTCGATATACTGAGGAGGGCCGGTGCCCATGTGGTAATGGCCGGGACCGTTCCAGGCCCCGTCGAGGGGAGGAGCGGGATCAGGGTCCTTACCGACGCCTTGATGGACGATGTCGGCGCGGACTACGAAATGATAGTCCTTCCGGGCGGCGCCTTAGGCGCTGAAAACCTCAAAAAAGACGCGCGCGTGAGTAAACTGATCACCGTGCTGATGGATAGGGGCCGGAAGGTCGCGGCCATATGCGCCGCGCCGACCGTGCTTTCCGCCCACGGCGCTACATCAGGTAAAAGGATAACGAGCCACCCTTCGGTGCGCGAAGAGCTCCTCTCAAGGAATGAATTAGTTTCTGATGAGCGGGTCGTAGCCGACGGGAACATCATAACCAGCCAGGGCCCTGGCACGGCAATGGAGTTCGCGTTCAGGCTCGTAGAGACCCTCTTCGGGAAGACGAAGGCCGAAGAGGTCAACAAGGGGGTGCTGGCCAGGCTCTAAACAGGAAAAAAACCGGCGACAAGGGGCATTATTCAAAAAGACCCTTCTGCACAGGTTTCTTTTTCGGCGGGATTTTTGCGGCCATCCTCCTTATCTCGACAAGGGCCGCAGGAAGCTCCTCAAGGAAAGGCGACCTCCTGCATTCTTTCGACTCGCCCCAGGTCCGCCTTTTTCTGGCGCGAAGGAGAAAAAGCCTGTCCATCGCCCTTGTCATCCCCACGTAAAAGAGCCTCCTCTCCTCCTCGAGATCGCATTCGCCTTTCATCCTCATGGGGACAAGGCCGTCTTCGGCCCCGGCCAGGAAAACGCACCGCCATTCGAGCCCCTTGGCCGCGTGGAGCGTCATTATGTTCACCCGGTCCGCGCTTATGTCGAGGTTGTCGGAAGGCGTATCGAGCATGAGCTCGTCAATAAGGCAGGCAAGCCCCTCTCTCCCTTCAAAACCAGCCGCGCCCTTGAGGGCGAATTCCACAAGGCCGAGCGCGTGGCTATCAAGGCAGGCCATTTGGGCCTCCCTCATAACGAATTCCTGTAGAGGCATATCCTCCGGTGCTTCGAGGCCGCGGAGGATCTTGATAAACACTGCCAGACCCGGCCCGGACGGCTTTACGATGTGGAAGGGGATTGGAGAGCGGGCGAACTCCTCGGCCATGAGCTCCGCCTGCCGGTTCGTCCGGACAAGCACCGCGAAATCCGAGAACCTGAGGCCGATATCGTCTGAAACGGAAAGGCTCGTGAGCCCGCCCATAAGCCTTTCGATCTCCCCTATGATATGGCGGGCCTCTTCCCTTTCGTCGCCGCACTCGACCTCTTCTAGGCTCCCGCCCTCTCTTGCGGGCGCGGCCTCGTTCGGAAGCCTTTCGGTATTTTTTGAGATGAGAGCCTTCGAAGCCTCGGCTATGGCCCTTCCGGAACGGTAATTCGTTCCTAGACGGATGATTTCAGTATCGCCGAATTCCTTCTCGAAATCGAGGAAGCACCTGAGGCTCGACCCCCTGAAGGAATAGATGGCCTGGTCAGGGTCCCCTATCGCGAGCAGGCTTTCAGCACCTTCCGCGAGTGCCTTCACAAAGGCGGCCTGTACGGGGTTGATATCCTGGTACTCGTCTATCATGATGTGGTCAAAGGGTCTGCCGGATTTCGAGTGGATGAGCCTGAGCGAGGCGGGCACGATGTCATCGAAGTCGATTGCTTGTAGAGATTCAAGCCTCTCCGAATATGCGGAGAGGAGCCCGCTATCGGCGACGTCCGGCGCCATGCCGTTTTTAAAAGCCGAGATTCGCTCAAGTGCCTTATCCGGTTCTTCCGCGTCAAGCTCCTTTAAAAGCGCCCTGCACTCGTCCCTTGCAAGGAGCCTCAAGGAAGGCATCTCTTCCCGGAGGAGCCGAAGACCGAGCGAATGGAAGGTAGAGATGTTTTCAGGTCTCGCTCCGGGGAGCGTGGATAAGACCCTCGCCCTCATCTCACGTGCGGCCCTGTTAGTGAAGGTGACGGCCAGAACCCTTTCGGGCCCCGCCCCGTTTTGGACGAGTCGCGAAAACCTTGCGGCCAATATGCGGGTCTTTCCGCTCCCCGGCCCGGCGACAACGAGTATCCGCCTTGCCGCTGACAAGACCGCCTTCTCCTGCGAGCTGTCGAGCTTCATCGGTGCGAGTTCTCCCATGGTCAGGCAACCTCTGAAATTGGAGATTTTTCTCGAAATCAAGGAAGGCCGGGAATAAAAAGCGGAGCATATATATGACGATATGTGAGCATTTTTATTCACGGCCTGACAAAGAGTCAGGGGAAAAGATCAATTTTGAGAGGTTGCCTTTCTCAGACCGGGTCGATGTGGACGAACGACTTCTCAATAGTGCTTATGCTCTCGACCCTGTTCGAAACCTCCTCGCCTATTGCGTGCGACTCTTCCGTCGGAAGGCTCTTGTCCACCCTTATCTGTATCTCGACATGGATGAAAGGGCCGACATAGTGGGCCTTTACGCTCCCGAGCCCCTGCACTCCCGGCACGTGGAGAGCCGCTTCCCTGATCTCGTTAAGGAGCCAGGGGTCGGGTGCGCGCCCCATGAGGTAGTCTATGTTGTCCATCCCTATCCTGTAGCCTGTGTACATTATCCATACGCTTATGAGGAGGCCTGCCGCCGGGTCGAGCCATGCGTGCCCGAAAAATGTCCCGGCGAGGCCTATGAGGGCGGCAAGCGCCACGGCGACGTCCATGAGCGAATCGAAGGCGGTGGCGTTTATGGCCGGGCTGTTGAACATGCGCCCCACCATCCTGAAATACAAGAACATGCCGCCCTTTGCGGCCATCGTAATGACCGGGACAAGGAGGACATAGGGTCCGACCTCCGGGCTCGTGCCCTCGATTATGCGCGAGACCGCCTCCCTTATGACCTCGAACCCCAGTATCCCTGCGAGCACCGCTATTATGAGGCCCGCTATGGGCTCGGCCCTGCTGTGGCCGAACGGGTGGCCCTCGTCAGCCTGCTTATCCGAGATATAGACGCAGATGAAAGTCGCTATGGACGCGGCGACGTCGTTGAAGGAGTTTATGGCGTCGGAGATGAGGGCGATGCTTCCGGTCAATATGCCGGCCGCGAGCTTCAATGCCAGGAGGCCCGCGTTGCCGAGGATGTTCAGCATGGTAGCCCTGAAGGCTATGGGGTTCATCTCGAACATCGGGAAAATGAGGGCAAGGTGGAAAAGGCCCTTTTAGCGAAGGTTAAGCTTCTCGTGCAGCCTGTTAAGGTTCTGGCGCGCCACCACGTAGAAGCTCTGAGCCCATGCGAGCGGCACGTTGTAGTTTGGCCTGCCAGCGGTATAAAGCTCCGGTACCTGGCCCTCGGGGGTCATGACCGATTCGAGCCTCCGGAGGTAATGCTCGGATTTCTCGATATACTCTACCGGCGGGGAGAATATCTCGCCGAGCCTGAGCGCCTTTATCGCGAGCTGGGAATAGGCTATGGAAAGCCACGCGAACCCGAGCGGCCACTCGGCCTCGTTCCCGGTGGGGTTAGTCCTGTCGGCATTGTAGTATAGGTCCCCCGGATACCTTATCACCCCGTGCCTCCTCACGAGCCTTTTCTCCACGTTGGAGATTATCTGGATGGCCTGGTTGTCGTTGATTATATAATAAGGCCACACAAGGCTCAGCTGGGCAAGGTCGACCGGCCTCGAAGCGGATTCCGAAGGAAGGAGCCTCTCAAGGGCGCTCCTCCCCCGCTCTATGAATTCCTGGGGAACGGGCATGTACTGGTGTATGGGGATGCGGGCCTTGTACTTGTAATGGT
The genomic region above belongs to Deltaproteobacteria bacterium and contains:
- a CDS encoding cation diffusion facilitator family transporter, giving the protein MNPIAFRATMLNILGNAGLLALKLAAGILTGSIALISDAINSFNDVAASIATFICVYISDKQADEGHPFGHSRAEPIAGLIIAVLAGILGFEVIREAVSRIIEGTSPEVGPYVLLVPVITMAAKGGMFLYFRMVGRMFNSPAINATAFDSLMDVAVALAALIGLAGTFFGHAWLDPAAGLLISVWIMYTGYRIGMDNIDYLMGRAPDPWLLNEIREAALHVPGVQGLGSVKAHYVGPFIHVEIQIRVDKSLPTEESHAIGEEVSNRVESISTIEKSFVHIDPV
- a CDS encoding DJ-1/PfpI family protein translates to MARVLVPIAPGFEEIEAVTIVDILRRAGAHVVMAGTVPGPVEGRSGIRVLTDALMDDVGADYEMIVLPGGALGAENLKKDARVSKLITVLMDRGRKVAAICAAPTVLSAHGATSGKRITSHPSVREELLSRNELVSDERVVADGNIITSQGPGTAMEFAFRLVETLFGKTKAEEVNKGVLARL
- a CDS encoding ATP-dependent helicase; protein product: MGELAPMKLDSSQEKAVLSAARRILVVAGPGSGKTRILAARFSRLVQNGAGPERVLAVTFTNRAAREMRARVLSTLPGARPENISTFHSLGLRLLREEMPSLRLLARDECRALLKELDAEEPDKALERISAFKNGMAPDVADSGLLSAYSERLESLQAIDFDDIVPASLRLIHSKSGRPFDHIMIDEYQDINPVQAAFVKALAEGAESLLAIGDPDQAIYSFRGSSLRCFLDFEKEFGDTEIIRLGTNYRSGRAIAEASKALISKNTERLPNEAAPAREGGSLEEVECGDEREEARHIIGEIERLMGGLTSLSVSDDIGLRFSDFAVLVRTNRQAELMAEEFARSPIPFHIVKPSGPGLAVFIKILRGLEAPEDMPLQEFVMREAQMACLDSHALGLVEFALKGAAGFEGREGLACLIDELMLDTPSDNLDISADRVNIMTLHAAKGLEWRCVFLAGAEDGLVPMRMKGECDLEEERRLFYVGMTRAMDRLFLLRARKRRTWGESKECRRSPFLEELPAALVEIRRMAAKIPPKKKPVQKGLFE